A genomic window from Candidatus Kouleothrix ribensis includes:
- a CDS encoding class I SAM-dependent methyltransferase: MSVGTYNESTRVAWIAQTLRQIPAGARLLDAGAGERQFAQYCGHLRYVAQDFAQYDGQGDGVGLQTGSWDQSKLDIVSDIAAIPEPDGSFDAIMCTEVFEHIPHPVQALAEFARLLRPGGHLLITAPFCSLTHFAPYHFYTGFSRYFYEHYLPRYGFAILDFQLNGNYFEYIAQELRRVPRAAEQYAGGRLRLWERVARRVLLSALQRLSAADTGSAALLCFGCHVFAQKRAEG, encoded by the coding sequence ATGAGCGTCGGCACGTATAACGAATCGACCAGGGTGGCCTGGATCGCCCAGACGCTGCGGCAGATCCCGGCCGGCGCGCGCCTGCTCGACGCCGGGGCCGGCGAGCGGCAGTTCGCCCAATACTGCGGCCACCTGCGCTATGTCGCGCAGGACTTCGCGCAGTACGACGGCCAGGGCGACGGCGTGGGCTTGCAGACCGGCAGCTGGGATCAGAGCAAGCTCGACATCGTCAGCGACATCGCGGCCATCCCCGAGCCGGACGGCTCGTTCGATGCGATTATGTGTACCGAGGTGTTCGAGCACATCCCGCACCCGGTGCAGGCGCTGGCCGAGTTTGCGCGGCTGCTGCGGCCGGGCGGGCACCTGCTGATCACCGCGCCGTTCTGCAGCCTGACCCACTTCGCGCCATACCACTTCTACACCGGCTTCAGCCGCTACTTCTACGAGCACTACCTGCCGCGCTACGGCTTCGCGATCCTCGACTTCCAGCTGAACGGCAACTACTTCGAGTACATCGCGCAGGAGCTGCGGCGGGTGCCGCGCGCGGCCGAGCAGTATGCCGGCGGGCGGCTACGCCTGTGGGAACGCGTGGCCCGGCGCGTGCTGCTCAGCGCCCTACAGCGACTCTCGGCCGCCGACACCGGATCGGCGGCGCTGCTGTGCTTCGGCTGCCATGTGTTCGCGCAGAAGCGCGCCGAGGGGTAG
- a CDS encoding DUF268 domain-containing protein yields MLQSLLHIPAARQLLDGMRYLRAYPAFRRDFAHYQRLAGPAPRFPARWRERQALLLDRTAGTPFDRHYVYHPAWAARVLAHTRPALHIDIASTLHFSAIVSAFVPVKFYDYRPADLGMSNLRAEFADLLALPFADASVASLSCMHTVEHVGLGRYGDPIDPDGDLKAIGELERVLAPGGSLLFVTPVGRPRLIFNAHRIYAYEQIVRYFARLTLREFALVPDHARDGGLIVGASQAQADAQQYGCGCFWFVKERA; encoded by the coding sequence ATGCTCCAGTCACTCCTGCACATTCCTGCTGCGCGACAGCTACTCGACGGGATGCGCTACCTGCGCGCCTACCCAGCCTTTCGGCGCGACTTCGCGCACTACCAGCGGCTGGCCGGGCCGGCGCCGCGCTTCCCGGCCCGCTGGCGCGAGCGCCAGGCCCTCCTGCTGGATCGCACTGCCGGCACCCCATTTGATCGGCATTATGTCTACCACCCGGCCTGGGCCGCGCGGGTGCTGGCGCACACGCGGCCGGCGCTACACATCGACATCGCATCAACGCTACACTTCAGCGCGATCGTCTCGGCCTTCGTGCCGGTGAAGTTCTACGACTACCGGCCGGCCGACCTGGGCATGAGCAACCTGCGCGCCGAGTTCGCCGACCTGCTGGCGCTGCCGTTTGCCGACGCCAGCGTCGCCTCGCTCTCGTGCATGCACACGGTCGAGCACGTCGGGCTGGGGCGCTATGGCGACCCGATCGACCCCGATGGCGACCTGAAGGCGATCGGCGAGCTAGAGCGCGTGCTGGCGCCAGGCGGCTCGCTGCTGTTCGTCACGCCGGTTGGCCGGCCGCGGCTGATCTTCAACGCGCACCGGATCTACGCCTACGAGCAGATCGTACGCTACTTCGCCAGGCTGACACTGCGCGAGTTCGCACTGGTACCCGACCACGCGCGCGACGGCGGGCTGATCGTAGGCGCCAGCCAGGCCCAGGCCGACGCGCAGCAGTATGGCTGTGGGTGCTTCTGGTTTGTAAAGGAGCGCGCATGA
- a CDS encoding ATP-binding cassette domain-containing protein: MSDIAIRAHGLGKQFTIGAPQERYKTLRDTLADMAMAPLRGVRRALRGEARLRPHTETFWALRDVSFEVRHGEVMGIIGRNGAGKSTLLKVLSRITEPTEGFAELRGRVGTLLEVGTGFHPELTGRENIYLNGTILGMKRAEIERQFDEIVAFAEVERFIDTPVKHYSSGMYLRLAFAVAAHLDPEILIVDEVLAVGDAQFQKKCLGKMEDVASQGRTVLFVSHNMSAVRTLCSQTILLKSGQVAAAGPTDAILAQYLASSAADLVATLALPRSGPGAPGQATSLQFASSAGTPQAEFRLGEPWRIALEFELSRPLDQVTAAVGLVTLDSFPVITYWSQPKDLPAGRYRVEFVCDLPLGPCELQCAVGLSTYGRPFYYVPGLGHVSVSEIAEGEQPAHAARGGLMLNVRKYEIEPAG, encoded by the coding sequence ATGAGTGACATAGCCATCCGCGCCCACGGCCTGGGCAAACAATTCACGATCGGTGCCCCGCAAGAGCGCTACAAGACATTGCGCGACACGCTGGCCGACATGGCCATGGCTCCGCTGCGCGGCGTGCGCCGGGCGCTGCGTGGCGAGGCCCGCCTGCGGCCGCACACCGAGACGTTCTGGGCGCTGCGCGATGTGTCGTTTGAGGTGCGCCACGGCGAAGTAATGGGCATCATCGGGCGCAACGGCGCCGGCAAAAGCACGCTGCTCAAGGTGCTCTCGCGCATCACCGAGCCGACTGAGGGCTTCGCCGAGCTGCGCGGGCGCGTCGGCACGCTGCTCGAGGTTGGCACCGGCTTCCACCCCGAGCTGACTGGCCGCGAGAATATCTACCTGAACGGCACCATCCTGGGCATGAAGCGCGCCGAGATCGAGCGCCAGTTCGACGAGATCGTGGCCTTCGCCGAGGTTGAGCGCTTCATCGATACGCCAGTCAAGCACTACTCGAGCGGCATGTATCTGCGCCTGGCCTTCGCGGTTGCGGCACATCTCGACCCCGAGATCCTGATCGTCGACGAGGTGCTGGCGGTCGGCGACGCGCAGTTTCAAAAAAAGTGCCTGGGCAAGATGGAAGATGTGGCCAGCCAGGGCCGCACGGTGCTATTCGTCAGCCATAACATGTCGGCGGTGCGCACGCTGTGTAGCCAGACGATCCTGCTAAAGAGCGGCCAGGTCGCCGCCGCCGGCCCGACCGACGCGATCCTGGCGCAGTACCTAGCATCGAGCGCGGCCGACCTGGTGGCCACGCTGGCGCTGCCACGCAGCGGGCCGGGCGCGCCCGGCCAGGCCACCAGCCTGCAATTCGCCAGCAGCGCCGGCACGCCACAGGCCGAGTTCCGGCTGGGCGAGCCGTGGCGGATCGCGCTCGAGTTTGAGCTGAGCCGCCCGCTCGATCAGGTGACCGCCGCCGTCGGCCTCGTCACGCTCGACTCATTCCCGGTGATTACCTACTGGTCGCAGCCCAAAGACCTGCCGGCCGGGCGCTACCGGGTCGAGTTCGTGTGCGACCTGCCGCTAGGGCCGTGCGAGCTGCAATGCGCCGTCGGGCTCTCGACCTACGGGCGGCCATTCTACTATGTGCCTGGGCTGGGGCACGTGTCGGTGAGCGAGATCGCCGAGGGCGAGCAGCCTGCGCATGCCGCGCGTGGCGGGCTGATGCTGAATGTGCGCAAGTATGAGATCGAGCCGGCCGGCTGA